A single region of the Silene latifolia isolate original U9 population chromosome 8, ASM4854445v1, whole genome shotgun sequence genome encodes:
- the LOC141595806 gene encoding replication protein A 70 kDa DNA-binding subunit A-like, with protein MSLDDRYDVLGVVIYVEQCSQIPRQSGQPLNGRDVVIVDRSHNQVMIVTAWAELTINECEMLHSNAGSFPVVGFTASRPSFQKGFSLSTTHSTFIILDPLGEKANAVRAW; from the exons ATGTCACTTGATGACCGTTATG ATGTATTGGGGGTTGTAATATATGTGGAACAGTGCTCCCAAATTCCTAGGCAAAGTGGCCAACCCTTGAATGGTCGTGATGTGGTAATTGTTGATCGCAG CCATAATCAGGTGATGATCGTAACTGCTTGGGCAGAACTGACTATTAACGAGTGTGAAATGTTGCATTCAAATGCGGGATCCTTTCCAGTTGTTGGCTTCACAGCCTCAAGGCCGAGTTTCCAAAAAG GATTTTCGCTCTCAACAACACATTCAACATTTATCATCTTGGATCCACTAGGGGAGAAAGCGAACGCAGTTCGGGCTTGGTGA